A genomic window from Glycine max cultivar Williams 82 chromosome 17, Glycine_max_v4.0, whole genome shotgun sequence includes:
- the H4 gene encoding stress-induced protein H4: protein MGIFTFEDETTSPVAPATLYKALVTDADNVIPKAVEAFRSVENLEGNGGPGTIKKITFVEDGESKFVLHKIESVDEANLGYSYSVVGGVGLPDTVEKITFECKLAAGANGGSAGKLTVKYQTKGDAQPNPDDLKIGKVKSDALFKAVEAYLLANPHYN from the exons atgGGTATTTTCACATTTGAGGATGAAACCACCTCCCCTGTGGCTCCTGCTACCCTTTACAAAGCTCTAGTTACAGATGCCGACAACGTCATCCCAAAGGCTGTCGAAGCCTTCAGGAGTGTTGAAAACCTTGAGGGGAACGGTGGCCCTGGAACCATCAAGAAGATCACTTTCGTTGAGG ATGGAGAAAGCAAGTTTGTGTTGCACAAAATAGAATCAGTTGATGAGGCAAACTTGGGATACAGCTATAGCGTAGTTGGTGGAGTTGGGTTGCCAGACACAGTGGAGAAGATCACATTCGAATGCAAATTGGCTGCTGGCGCCAACGGAGGGTCTGCTGGGAAGCTAACTGTCAAATACCAAACCAAAGGAGATGCTCAGCCCAACCCAGACGACCTCAAAATTGGCAAAGTCAAGTCTGATGCTCTTTTCAAGGCCGTTGAGGCCTACCTTTTGGCCAATCCTCATTACAACTGA